One segment of Fructilactobacillus hinvesii DNA contains the following:
- a CDS encoding head maturation protease, ClpP-related has protein sequence MATTIQIKGPVLSADQESMYSWLGIDPSTYTGFSNVNNALNSTFAGDDIVLEINSPGGDVNAASDIYSALRKCAEQNSNNIIANITGLAASAASFIAMAADEVNIAPLAKIMIHKASAGIAGNADDMNFASSVLSQTDEELANVYSRKTGMDKGKILNMMAQETWISSTDAVDMGFADKVIYEPSSKAGTSITNFADKFQITAMTKQASNLKLPGPDQLAKFKAFQDFEAKGQPADEPKPTDVKKHVKTQREIYLANAKKLKEINNAN, from the coding sequence ATGGCGACAACAATTCAAATTAAGGGGCCAGTACTTTCTGCTGACCAGGAGTCGATGTACTCGTGGCTGGGGATTGATCCCAGTACTTATACCGGTTTTTCTAACGTAAATAATGCTTTGAATAGCACGTTTGCGGGGGACGATATCGTACTGGAAATTAACTCACCTGGTGGGGACGTTAATGCGGCTTCCGATATCTATTCAGCATTGCGTAAATGTGCTGAACAAAATAGCAACAACATCATTGCAAATATTACTGGATTGGCAGCTTCGGCTGCCTCTTTTATTGCTATGGCCGCTGACGAAGTCAACATTGCGCCGCTAGCCAAAATCATGATTCACAAAGCTAGTGCCGGCATTGCTGGCAATGCGGATGACATGAATTTTGCATCCTCAGTATTAAGCCAAACCGATGAAGAACTAGCCAATGTCTATTCCCGAAAAACGGGGATGGATAAAGGCAAGATTCTGAACATGATGGCCCAGGAAACCTGGATTTCGTCAACTGATGCAGTGGATATGGGCTTTGCCGACAAAGTGATTTACGAACCGTCTAGCAAGGCTGGGACGTCCATTACTAATTTTGCTGACAAGTTCCAGATTACGGCCATGACCAAACAAGCTTCCAATTTAAAACTGCCAGGCCCGGATCAGTTAGCAAAGTTTAAAGCCTTCCAGGATTTTGAAGCAAAAGGCCAACCAGCTGACGAACCTAAACCTACTGACGTAAAGAAGCACGTCAAAACACAACGAGAAATTTATCTCGCAAATGCTAAAAAACTAAAGGAGATTAATAATGCCAACTAA
- a CDS encoding phage portal protein gives MGLLNLSNLFKGVTTPQPNVPEDPRNFLNPDLGLFDDATVPSTDYLKNSSLFAILSYITNDLCSGKFVVPNRPQTQALLQNPSKLTSGASFWQSMFMNLLTNGESFAYRQRSSNQQDFQWIPLRQTQVTTFVLADASGLVYNITFDEPSLGTMHNVSMNDMIHLKLVSNNGGLTGISPLLSLKEEMTIQQKSNALTQRALDQGNSVHGVVKENKEGLLNEKEKLLRARKLSREMRETGLVVVDDLEDFTPVELKSDVANLLKQTDWTTDQFCKVYGVPPSLFGGTGDQQSSVDMEADIYSRALNRFKNQIISELKFKLQTDVDLDLRSVTDPDGRKYAETIANLTSKGAIDGQTAVKMLNAIGFVADDLMADAMKGGENNGDNNSN, from the coding sequence ATGGGTTTACTCAACCTTTCTAATTTATTTAAAGGAGTAACCACTCCACAACCTAACGTTCCGGAAGACCCGCGTAATTTTTTGAACCCGGATTTAGGGCTGTTTGACGATGCCACAGTACCAAGCACTGATTATCTAAAAAACTCTAGTCTGTTTGCCATTTTGAGTTACATCACTAATGACCTTTGTTCTGGAAAATTCGTTGTACCGAATAGGCCACAGACACAGGCCTTGTTGCAAAACCCCTCCAAGTTAACATCGGGGGCTTCCTTTTGGCAGTCCATGTTTATGAACTTACTGACCAACGGAGAATCGTTTGCTTACCGACAACGTTCTAGCAATCAGCAGGATTTTCAATGGATCCCGTTACGGCAAACGCAAGTAACTACGTTTGTCTTAGCGGATGCCTCAGGACTCGTTTACAACATCACTTTTGATGAACCGTCTTTGGGGACGATGCATAACGTCTCAATGAACGACATGATTCATTTAAAACTCGTTTCTAACAATGGGGGGCTCACGGGGATTTCTCCGCTGCTGTCATTAAAGGAAGAAATGACTATTCAGCAAAAATCGAATGCTTTGACGCAGCGGGCCCTGGATCAAGGTAACTCGGTTCATGGGGTTGTAAAGGAAAACAAAGAGGGACTGCTGAACGAAAAAGAAAAGCTACTGCGGGCCCGTAAGTTATCCCGGGAAATGCGTGAGACCGGATTAGTAGTTGTTGATGATCTGGAAGACTTTACTCCAGTTGAATTGAAGTCAGACGTGGCCAATCTGTTAAAGCAAACGGATTGGACGACTGATCAGTTCTGCAAGGTTTACGGGGTACCACCTTCGTTGTTTGGAGGTACTGGAGATCAGCAAAGTTCGGTGGACATGGAAGCAGATATTTATTCACGCGCACTGAACCGGTTTAAGAACCAGATTATTAGCGAACTGAAATTCAAACTGCAAACCGATGTTGATTTAGATTTGCGGTCTGTGACGGATCCGGACGGCCGTAAGTATGCTGAAACGATTGCGAACTTAACGTCCAAAGGTGCCATTGATGGTCAAACGGCAGTGAAGATGCTAAATGCAATTGGTTTCGTAGCTGATGATCTAATGGCTGATGCCATGAAAGGGGGTGAGAACAATGGCGACAACAATTCAAATTAA